The DNA sequence CAATGGTTTCCGTACTGTTTTTGCTGATTGTCTTGGTATAGCGACGGCCGCCCTTGGCACCAATCAGCTCATACTCCAATTCTACGCCGCTGCCTTCGATATAATGGCTGTCGCCCATATAATTCAGCAGGCCCTTCAAATTGTCGCTGTATTTGGCTGGGTTCACACTGACGGCAGAACTCGCTGCCTGCGAAGGAGCCGCTGATGAAGCCGCCGAGGCCGCAGAAGAGGCAGAGCTGCTGGTACCGGAAACCGGCACATCCCCCGGCCCACAGGCCGCACAGGAAAGCACCAGTACTGCAGCTGCCGCAATAATCATTGCTTTTTTCATAATTTCCTCCGGTCATCTGCAAAAATATCTATATAGTAGAAAAACCGCTACCAAGAGCGGTTTTTGGTTCCGCGGTTTAAAAACCGCATTCTGTTTGGTGGACACGAGGGGACTCGAACCCATGACCTCTCGCGTGTGAGGCGAGCGCTCTAACCAGCTGAGCTACGCGTCCATACCTCAACAAAAGATAAGAAAAAGAAAAAAGGAAGATAAAAGTGGTGACCCGGACGGGATTCGAACCCATGAACCCGCCGTGAAAGGGCGGTGTCTTAAACCACTTGACGACCGGGCCATATGGTAGCGGCAATAGGATTTGAACCTATGACACTTCGGGTATGAACCGAATGCTCTAGCCAGCTGAGCTATGCCGCCATACAGCGCCTCACACGCTGCGAAGCGCTTATTATTATAACCGAAAGGACACTGTTTTGTCAAGCCCTTTTCAAAAATATATATTTTCAATGAAAAAAGCAATTCTTTGCGTTTTTTCGCCGCATAGTGTACGCTTACTTGGATTGATTGTTGACCGAATCCTTCAGCAGGACATCATGTGCGCCGCCCTCAACAATGCTGGTGCTGGAAACCAGTGTCAGCTTTGCCTTCTGCTGCAGTTCACGGATGGTCAGTGCACCGCAGTTACACATAGTGGACTTTACTTTATACAACGTTGTCTGCACGTTGTCCTTTAAAGAACCGGCATACGGCACATAAGAATCCACACCTTCCTCGAAGGAAAGCTTCTTTGCACCGCCCTGGTCATAGCGCTGCCAGTTGCGGGCACGGTTGCTGCCCTCGCCCCAGTACTCTTTCATATACTGACCATTGATATTGACCTTATTTGTCGGAGACTCATCAAAGCGGGAGAAATAACGACCCAGCATAACAAAATCAGCGCCCATAGCCAATGCCAGTGTCAGGTGGTGGTCATAAACAATACCGCCGTCCGAGCAAATCGGCACATAGACGCCGGTTTCCTTATAATACTCGTCGCGTGCCTGGGCTACCTCAATGACAGCGGTTGCTTGTCCGCGGCCGATGCCCTTGGTTTCACGGGTAATGCAGATGGAACCGCCGCCGATGCCAATTTTCACAAAGTCCACGCCGGCGTCCGCCAAAAAGCGGAAGCCGTCACCGTCCACGACATTTCCCGCACCAATCTTTACACTGTCGCCATACTGTTCACGTACCCAGGACAGTGTCATCTTCTGCCAGTCACTGTATCCTTCGGAGGAGTCGATGCACAGCACGTCCGCGCCGGCCTCCAGCAAAGCCGGAATGCGTTCTTTGTAGTCGCGGGTGTTAATACCGGCACCCACCATATAGCGCTTCTTGTCGTCCAGCAGCTCGCTTGCATTCTCTTTATGGGCGGAGTAGTCTTTCCGGAAAACAAAATAGTGAAGTCTTCCGTCCTGATCTAGCACCGGCAGTGCATTCAGCTTGTTTTCCCAAATGATGTCGTTGCACTCGGACAGGGTAGCTCCCATCGGTGCGGAGATAACCTTTTCAATCGGTGTCATAAAGGTATGCACCTGCGTTTCCACAGGCATACGGCTGATGCGGTAATCTCTGCTGGTAACAACGCCAAGCAATTTTCCGGTACCAGTACCGTCATCCGTGACCGCCACAGTGGAATGTCCGGTTTTTTTCTTCAGTTCCAAAATATCCGCCAGTGTCTGGTCCGGCTTAATGTTGGAGTCACTGGGAACAAAGCCCGCTTTGTAAGCCTTGACTCTGCCCACCATGGCAGCCTCCGCTTCAATGCTCTGGGAACCGTAAATGAAGGACAGGCCCCCCTCTTTTGCCAGTGCAACCGCCAGTGTATCATTGGAAACGGACTGCATGATGGAAGAAGTCATGGGGATGTTCAAAGTGATATCTGGCTGTTCCCCTTTGCGGAACTTTGTCAGGGGTGTCTTCAGACTCACGTTGTCCGGTGTGCACTCTGAAGAAGAATATCCAGGCACCAGCAGATATTCATTGAAAGTATGGCAGGGTTCTTTGAAGTAAAAGGCCATTTGCTTGCATCCTCCGATTTCAGTTTTAGTTTGATTTTACTTTCTGTCTGCCGCGAAAAAGGCTGATAAAAAGGAAGCTGTTAAAACCGGCATTACGCGGTTTCAAACAGCATTTCATTCGGGCAGTCTCTCTTATAAATTATAGTCCATTATAACACCCGCAAACCCTGTTTTCAACACAAATCCGCCGCGCATCTGTATTTTTCGCTTAATTTTCGCAGAAAACATATCCTCTTTTTCCATCATTCTCTTGTTTTTGCAGGACTGCAGAGATTCTTTTCGTTAGCACTGTACTAATGCGGCAAAGCTGCGGATTCCCTGTTTTCGGCCCGCCATCAAAAAACCGTTCTTGCGCCGTTCTCCCTGTACCTGCAGCATATCACCCAACACGGCTTCTGCCATATAGCTGATATGCACTTTCTTCCACTCCTTATATTGCTCCGGCAAAAAGTCTTCCACAATATCGCCATAAATGGTATTGTTAAGGTGATGATTCATATCCAAATCACTATAACGGACAGGCCTTTCCCCCAGCGGCGGCAGTTCCTCATTGACACGCAGTTTCGTTACCCGCTGTTCCCGCGGCAGAATCGACTGGGGGAATACATGATAATGGAAAAGCGCCTCTTCCGGACGCATGGGGCGGTGTGTGCGGCAGTCCACACCGACACTTGCCTGCAGAATATGCGCAATTTGTTCTTCTCCGCTGTAAAAAGTGAAATCGCGGTACAAATGCACACCTGCTGTGCCCAGTGCCCGTGTGACAATGCGCAGATTCTCGTTCCGAATTGGTCTTCGCTGAACCTCCACCGCATTTTCTGTTATCAGCAGCGCAATGCCGTCGTGGTACATTTTTTCGTACCCAAGCCCGACCGCGTCCATGTGCTCTTCACCGGTTTCCTGTTCCATGCGCAGCAGGCCGGAAAGGTGCATGGTGCTGTCCGCACCTATCTGGTGGCTTTCAACCCGGGCAGTCCGTTCAAAAACCTCTGGTGAAACAGCCGCATTTGCTTCAACATTCATGTACAGTATCCCCTTTCGTTATTTGAAAACAGGACTGTTTGCCGCAGAAATCTCCGCGGATAAACAGCCCTGTTTCAATTTTCAACTCTGTTCTTTACAGGCAGGTGAGTTCTTTATTTCTCCGGCTGAATAACATCAATGCCCATATACGGACGCAGGACTTCCGGCACCGTAACGCTGCCGTCGGCGTTCTGATTCTGTTCGACAATTGCCGGCATAATACGGGACGTTGCTAAACCGGAAGCGTTCAGTGTATGCACAAAGTGCAGCTTGCGGTTTGCATCACGGTACTTAACATTGCCGCGGCGTGCCTGATAATCCCGTGCATTGGAGGCAGAGGAAACTTCCTTGTAAATCCCCATGGAAGGAATCCAAACCTCAATATCATATGTGCGAGCCATGGAGAAGGAGCAGTCCCCTGCTGCTAAACGGCTGACACGATAGTGCAAACCCAGTTCCTGTACCAGGCGTTCGGCCTTACCGACCATTTCCTGAAATGCGGCGTCACTGCCCTCCGGTGTGGCATACTGTACCATTTCCACCTTGTTGAACTGGTGGCCGCGAATCATGCCGCGCTCTTCGCTACGGTAAGAACCGGCCTCTCTGCGGTAGCAGGGTGTATATGCAATGTATTTACGCGGCAGGTCCTTTTCAGAAAGGATCTCATCACGATGCAGGTTAACCAGTGCGGTTTCAGCGGTCGGCAGCATAAATTTCTTTTCGCTGCTGGTCGGGTTCTGAATCCAGTATACTTCATCTGTAAATTTCGGGAACTGGCCCGCTACATAACCACACTCATAATTCAGCATATGCGGCGGCAGAATAAGTTCATACCCGTCAGAAAGATGCTCATTGATAAAGAAGTTAAGAATTGCCCATTCCATGCGTGCGCCCCAGCCGCGGTAAATCCATGCACCGCTGCCAGCAATTTTTGCACCGCGCTGGTAATCAATCATACCCAGGCTTTCGCAAAGGTCTACATGATTTTTCGGCTCAAAATTGAAGACCGGCTTTTCTTTAAAGTAGTGGTCCGGAATATTCTGCTCTTTGCCGCCGGGCTGTACGTCCTCATCCGGCAGGTTAGGCAGGGACAGCATCAGTGTCCGCTGCTTATCATTGATTTCAGAAAGTTTTGCATTGGCTTCTTTCACTTCTCCGGACAGGGCCTTCATCTTTGCGAGGACCTCAGAAGCATCGCCGCCAGCCTTTTTGATTTTTGGGATTTCTTTGCTGACAGCGTTCTGCTCTGCTTTTTTGCTCTCCACTTTGCCGGTTGCTTCACGGCGTTCTTTGTCCACCGCCAAAATCTCATCGACAACGCCGTCCAAATCCATCTGTCGTTTTTTGATTGCCGCTTTGACATAGTCCGGTTTTTCACGGATAAGTTTGATATCAATCATTTTGTTTTCTCCCCCAATATCCCTTTCTTGTCATTTCCTATATGGATTCAAAATTTAGTTTTTATTCAAATTGTTTCAGCAGTGATTTCAGGTCATCTTCACCGTTAAACTCAATATGTAAGACGCCTCTTTTTCGGCTTCCGGTCACTTTTACCCGCCGGCCGAGCTGTTCATGCAAAGAAAGCGCTGCTTCGTCATAAAACGGAATCTGGTGTTTCAGACTGCTGCCTTTCAGCTGTGCGGCGAATTGCTTGGAAAGCTTTTCCAGTTGTCGAACGGTCAGTCCGTCTTTTATACAGCGCAGTGCCATCGGCACCTGCTGCTCCAGTGGAAAGGCCAAAAGAGTACGCGCCTGTCCTGCCGTCAGCCTGCCCTGCTGCAAAAGTTCCTGCACCTGCTGCGGCAGATGCACTAAACGCAGCGCGTTGGCGACCGCCGGTCGAGATTTTCCGACACTGTCTGCCACTTCTTCCTGCGTCATTTCATACTGGTCCATCAAAGATTGATACCCTTCCGCTTCTTCCAGCGGATTCAGGTCTGCGCGCTGTAAATTTTCAATCAGCGCCATTTCCATCACTTGCTGGTCCGTCAGTTCCCGCACCAAAACCGGCACCTGCCGAACACCCGCCATGTGTGCCGCACGCCAGCGGCGTTCCCCCGCGACAATTTGGTAACCGCTTTGGTCCGGCAGCGGCCGTACAAGCAGCGGCTGCAAAATGCCATGTTGCGTGATGGACTCTGCAAGGCCAGCCAGTTCTTCCTCGTCAAATTTTCGCCGCGGCTGGCTGCGGTTTGGTTCCAAGTCATTGATGCTGACCATAATGGAAGAGTCGCCGTCCTCCGTATCATTCTCTGCAAAAATGGCATCCAGCCCCTTGCCGAGGCCCCTTTGTTTAGAGGACAATCTGTTTCACCTCACTCTTTATGCTTATGAATCAGTTCCACTGCCAGCGCATTGTATGCCTTTGCGCCCTTACAGTTACGGTCAAAGTACTGAATGGGCTGTCCAAAGCTTGGTGCCTCACTCAGGCGTACCGTGCGTGGAATAACCGTTTTGAAAACTTCATCTTTAAAATATTTCTTTACTTCATCTACAACCTGCTGGGTTAAGTTCAGCCGGCCATCATACATGGTCAGCAGAACGCCCTCAATTTCCAGCCCGCGGTTATATTGGCGCTTTACTCGACGGACACTGTTTATCAGCTGGCTAAGGCCCTCCAACGCATAGAATTCACACTGAATCGGAATCAGCACACTATCCGCCGCAATCAGCGCATTAGTTGTAATGAAGCCAAGGGACGGCGGGCAGTCAATCAAAATATAGTCATACTGGTCCCTAATGTCGGCCAAAGCACGCTTCAGTATGATTTCCCTGTGGGGCTTGTCCACCAGCTCAATCTCCGCCCCGGACAGGTCCAGTGAACTAGGCAGCAGCGAAAGATTATTAAACTCTGTCTTTAAAATAGCTTTCTGAACAGCAAGGTCCCTTATCAGCACATCATAGACCGAAACCTTCAACTTTCGGCGGTCCACTCCTACTCCGCTGGAGGAGTTCCCCTGTGGGTCCGTATCAACCAGCAGTGTCCGTTTTCCGGCTGCACCAAGGGCAGAAGAAAGGTTGACTGCGGTCGTTGTTTTCCCCACGCCGCCTTTCTGGTTAGAAACAGCAATTATGCGGCTCATTATCCAGCTCCTCCCTTTTTATAATATGCTTTATTATACCACGGAAAGAGGGGTAAATAAAGGGGCGGAAAGTATTATGTTTCACGTGAAACACAACACATAAAAAAAGGGCCTGCCACGGGGCAAACCCTCTTTTTGAAAATGATTGTGGGAAAATGATAAGAAATAGGCTTTTCTTGTAATCTAAAATTTTAATAGAGCGGTTTTAGGCGGGCTGCTTGTCCGTCTGTTTATTTTGTGCCTCATTTTTAGGGATACGCACAACCCATTCCAGATATTTTTCTGTTTCCGTCTGGTAGGTTTCCGCCTGTACACCGGTCTTTTGCAGAGTGGTGACCGCATGCTGAATAGTGTTGCCAAAAATGCGGACATCCTTGGGAACCGGCGTTTGATGCTGCCGATGCTTTGGCTCTTCTTTCAGCATCTTGTTCACTAGTGCGTCTGTCTGCTGCACATTCATGCCGCTGCGCAAAATCATCCCCAGCACCTGTTTTTGCTGCTCGGGGTCTGATAAACGCAGCAACGCGCGCGCATGCCTCTCCGTCAAGTGGTTCTCCACAATACAGGCACGCACATTTGGCGGCAGCTTCAGCAGCCGCAGTTTATTCGCAACGGCGGACTGGCTGCGTCCCAGCCGCTCAGCACATTCTTCCTGCGTAACGTCCCAGACTTCAATGAGTCGCTGAATGCCTTCCGCTTCTTCAAACATGTTGAGGTCCGAACGCTGTAAATTTTCTGTCAGCGCAAAAATAGCACTTTCGCGGTCGCTGCAGCTGGTAATGAGGACCGGTACGTCCTTCATTCCCAAACTTCTGCAGGCACGCAGGCGTCGCTCACCGGCAATCAGTTCATACACACCACCGGACATACGCCGTACGATGATTGGCTGCAACAGGCCATTGGCTGCAATGCTGTCCGCCAGTTCTTTCAGCTCCTGTTCTGCAAAGGTGCGGCGCGGCTGTGCCGGATTTGGACAAATACAATCAATATCCAGCTTTATAATGTGCTGTTGTCCCAGCATGTTTTCACCTCCCTGCTTGTCTACTATCTTAGCACAACGCATTTGTATGAATTTGTAGAAAGGTGATGCAAAGGTTATCTTTCGTTTTTCTATTAAAGGAAGGCAAAAACAGAAAGTGTCATTCACTTCTTTCCTTGTTGAAAACTATGTTGAAAGTTATCAGAAGCCGTGTGCTTCCCATCTTGCTACGGTGGAAAACTATAAGGGATTCTTCTTCATTTTTTTCGTGGTACGTGGATACGATGCAGGACAATGCTTCTCGTGCCGAATTTGCAGGAAGGTTCGTTCACTGCCATCCGGCAGCGTGTACTGCTCCGCACGCTCCAGTTTGCCGCCCAAAACCTGCAGTGCATTCTGTGCATCGGCCAGTTCTTCCTGTGCCGCTGGTCCTTTCCACGCACAGAAACTGCCGCCGACTTTGACCAGCGGCAAACAGTATTCGCACAGGACCGGAAGCGGCGCAACCGCACGCGCAAATGCAAAGTTGTACTGCTCCCGCTGGTCTACATTTTTCCCGGCTTCTTCTGCCCGTGCATGCAGGGAGTTGAAATCCACCTTAATATTTCGGCTGATGTCCTCCAATACACACAGGCGTTTTTGCAGACCGTCCAACAGTGTCAAGCGCATATCCGGCACTGCCAGCTTCAGCGGTATCCCCGGAAAGCCCGCGCCTGTACCAACATCTATACAGCGCTGTCCGGACAGAGAAATCCACTGCAGCGGATATAGGGAATCTAAAAAATGCTTTTGGACGAATGCTTCCGGTTCTGTAATCGCAGTTAAATTGATTTTTGTATTCCATTCCAGCAGCTGTTCCATGTACTGCTGGAATTGACGGCATTGTTCCGCGGAAAGGGAAATACCACAAGCGGCGGCGCCGTCGTTCAGCATGGACTCTATATTCTTCATTTGCTCTGCTCCTTTGTCAGCCAAATCAGCAGAACACTGATATCTGCCGGACTGACACCGGAAATGCGGCTGGCCTGTCCGATATTCGCCGGCTGCACACGGTTCAGCTTTTCCTGTGCCTCACTGCGCAGACCAGTCACTTCGGTGTAATCAAAATGTCTAGGCAGCAGTTTGCCTTCTAGGCGGCGCATTTCGGCAATATCTGCTTTTTGTCTCTTAATGTATCCCGCATACTTCAGTTCAATCTCCGCATTTTCAAAAACGGCAGTTGGATAGTCCGGACGTTCCTTGTCCACCGGCGTCAGCACTTCATAGTTTAACTGCGGACGCTTCAGCAGCTCGGACAGATGTACCCCTGTGTGCACCGGTGATGTTTCACGTGAAACAAGAATCTGATTCAGTGTATCACTCGGCGGAAAAACCGTTTTCTGTGCGCGCTGTATCTCTGCTTTTTTCTGTTCTTCCTTCTGTTGAAATCTCTCCCAGCGGTCATCACTGATTAAGCCAACTTTACGGCCTATGGGTGTCAGGCGTTCATCCGCGTTGTCCTGCCGCAGCACTAACCGGTATTCGCTCCGGCTGGTCATCATGCGGTAAGGATCCGTAACACCTTTGGTCACAAGGTCATCAACCAACGTACCAATGTAGGAACTGGCACGGTCCAAAATCATCGGTTTCCGTTTCTGCACTTTGAGGGCCGCGTTAATGCCCGCTACAATTCCCTGTGCAGCAGCTTCTTCATATCCGGAACTGCCGTTAAACTGTCCCGCTCCGTAAAGGCCGGGTTGATCGTGGAACTCTAAGGTCGCATCCATCTGCAGCGGGTCCACACAATCATACTCGATTGCGTAGGCACAGCGCATAATCTGTACATGTTCCAGCCCTTTTATGGTGTGATAGAACTGCAGCTGTACTTCTTCCGGCAAGCTGGAGCTCATTCCCTGTAAATACATCTCTTCCGTGTTCAGTCCACACGGCTCAATGAACAGCTGGTGACGCGGTTTATCGCGGAACCGCATAATTTTATCCTCAATGCTGGGGCAGTACCGCGGTCCTATGCCTGAAATGCGTCCGCTGTACAGCGGGCTGCGATTGATATTTTTTAGAATGATGTCCTTTGTTTTTTCATTGGTCCAGGAAACATAACACACCGCTCGATTTTTTCCCGGTGTCTGTGTATCATACGAAAAAGGAATCACTGGATTATCTCCTTTTTGTACTTCCAGGTCTGAAAAATCAATACTGCTGCGCAGTACACGGGCCGGTGTTCCGGTCTTGAAACGGTGCAGCTGCAGCCTCAGTTTCTGCAGCGGCTCGCTTAAAAAGCCCGCGGGGAACATACCGTCCGGACCGCTGTCATAGCCAACTTCCCCAACATAAACACGTCCACCCAAAAATGTGCCGGTCGCCAGCACCACTGCCTGCACGGTATACACCGCACCCATGCGTGTGACCAGCTGCCAGCCTTCACCTCTTCGGCGGAGGTCCACCACTTCCGCCTGCTTGAGGTATAAATTCTCCTGCAGCTCCAGCTTATGCTTCATAATTTCGCTGTATTTTCTGCGGTCTATCTGACAGCGCAGGGAATGCACCGCCGGACCTTTGCCGAGGTTCAGCATGCGGCTCTGCAAAAAGCAGGCGTCCGCCGTGCGGCCCATCTCGCCGCCAAGTGCATCAATTTCCCGCACCAAATGTCCTTTTGCTGTTCCGCCGATGCTTGGGTTGCAGGGGCAGTTTCCCACCGCGTCCAGATTGATCGTAAAAACCAGTGTCGAACAGCCCAGCCGAGCACTGGCCAAACCAGCCTCTATGCCGGCGTGGCCGGCACCAACCACCGCCACATCATACAGGCCAGCGTCATACTCATATTCCATGATATCCTCCTGTATCTTAAAAACCCGTATTCAAGCCCATCTTTCGTATAGAAAAACTGCCCCTTATTGTAAAACGGACGGGGCAGTTCTGTCAAACATCTTTTTGCCGCAGAAAGAAATCATTTTCCCACACAGAAATTTTCAAATACTTTGTCAATCACTGCATCTGAAGCACGCTCACCTGTCAGTTCCATCAGGGCGGATACCGCATCCTCCACACAGACGGTCACGGCGTCCAGCGTCATGCCGCCGTGCAGTGCTTCCAGCGCCTCCGTCAGTGCTCCATGTGACTGGCGGACTGCCTCTTTCTGCCGCTGTGTAAACAGCACGCCTGCCGAAGGGTCTATCTTCTGCAGGTGCAGTGCCTTTTTGACGGCCTCCGTCAGCTCCTGGAGACCGCTTCCCTGCAAAGCACTAATATATACCATCTGTTTAAACTTAGTTTTAATATACAATTCGTCTATTTTGCTTTCCATATCACTTTTATTGATAACCGCAATAGCTGGCATATTGCCAATCAAATCCATGAAAGCATGGTCTTCTTCCTGCAGCGGTTCCGAGGAATCAAACACAGCCAGCACCAGCTGTGCGCCCTCCACACGGCTTCGGCTGCGCAGGACACCCAGCTGCTCCACCGGGTCCTCTGTATTCCGCAGGCCGGCCGTATCCGCAAGCCGCAGGGGAACATCCCCCAGTAATACAGTTTCCTCCACAACGTCGCGCGTTGTTCCTGCATAGGATGTGACAATGCTTTTTTCACAGCCGGTTAGCAGGTTCATCAGCGTGCTTTTTCCCACATTTGGCCGGCCGGCAATCACCGTATCGACTCCTTCGCGTAGGATACGTCCGGTATCAAATCCAGCCAGCAGCTGCCGCAGAATGTGGTCCGCGGCCAAAAGGTCCTTTTCCAACTGGCTGTTCTCTACTTCCGGCACGTTCTCTTCCGGAAAATCTGCCCATGCGGCCAGATGAGAAGCGATATCGGTCAATGTATTCTGGACAGAGTGAATGCGCTGATTGAGGCGCCCTTCCTGTCCGGCGCGGGCCGCCTGTGCGGCACCTTTACCCTGTGCAGAAACCATCTCCATAACAGATTCCGCCTGTGTCAAGTCCATCTTTCCATTGAGATAAGCCCTTCGTGTAAATTCTCCCGGTTCCGCCAAACGTGCACCCGCCTGCAGACAGGCATCCAATAGGCGGTGCATGCCATACAGTCCGCCGTGACAGGAAAGTTCCACTACATCTTCACCGGTATAGCTTTTGGGTGCTCGATAATTTGCCGCCACACACTGGTCAAAGCTTCCGTCCCCGTCATGGACAGAACCAAACAGGGAAGTGTACCCCGGAATCTGCGTCAATTTTTTCCCGGAAACGGACGTAAACACACGGTCCGCTATCTGCTGAGCATGGTCGCCGGAAATACGCACAATGCCGATTCCTCCCGGCGCCATCGGTGTACTGATTGCTGCTATGGTATGCAAAACACAAGTTCCTCCTTTGACAAAAAGAGCGGCTGGACTCGGAAAGCCCGCCGCTCCTGTATCATTTCTGATTGGATGCTGTTCTTTTTTAAAAAACAGAAATAAAAATGTACGGAATTATCGCTGCTGTTCGTTGTCCCGGCTGGTATGGCCATGCAGCGGCACCGACGGACACTCTTCCGCCGGGTGGCGGTCCTGCTGTTCCGAAGACGGACGGCCGCTGTTTCTCGGGCCGGACGGGCGATGACGCGAACCATTGCCGTAAGGCTTTCTTCCACCCTGTTGATGTCCGTATCCCGTGTGCCCGCTTCTTCTATGCGGCTGATACCGTTCGCCGCCCTCCGGACCAATCACAACATGGCGGGTCTGGTCCTTGCCCTCACTCCAGCTGATGGCACCAGACACTTCCTGCACCGCCGTGTGAATAATACGGCGTTCATAGGGATTCATCGGCTCCAGGGAGTTGTTGCGGCCAGACTTAACCGCTTTCGCTGCCAGCTTCTTGCCCAACGCCTCCAGCGTTTCCCGACGTTTTTCCCGGTAGCCGCCGATGTCCAGCGTAATGCGATAATAGCTGTCTTCCGATTGATTCGCCACCAAACCCGCCAGGTACTGCAGGGCGTCCAGTGTTTCGCCGCGGTGCCCAATGATAAACCCAATGTCGCCGCCAGAAATGGAAAGCATAGCACCGCCTTCCTCCTTCTGTACATCTATCTGTAACTCCGGCAAACCGATATTGTTCAGGATACTTTCAAGGTAAGAGGCAGCTTTTTCAGCGGGGCCTTCCTCCACAAAAGCACGTACTTTTGCGGGGCTTCCGCCAAAAAGACCCAGTGTTTTTTTCACCGGCATTTCCAGAATTTCAAATTCCGCCTCATCCGGTTCCACACCCAGTTCACGGCACGCCGCCACGCGGGCCGCTTCCACCGTTTCACCGGTTTCAATCGCTTCTCTGCGCATCACACAGTATCCTCCTTTATATGCAAAACCTAGTCAACAGATATAGAGAAATGTGGCTGCGCCCCGACCTCACATCTCCTGGGGAAAAGGGCGCAGAAATGTTACTTTTTCTGGCCCATATAATCCGATTTGCTCTGCGGCTTTAAGGCTCCCTTATTCTTTTTCTGTCCGCCGGATTTTGCCTTTTTCTTGCCGGCTGCCGCATTGTCCACCGCAACCTGGTTATAGTTGCGCACACGGCTCTCCAGCTCCTGCTGAATTTCCGGTTCCAGCGGTTTCATGGCAGCCTCTCGCTGGTTCATCAGCAGAACATGGGAGCCTTCCGCCTCTGCGGTCAGCATCTGCGGAGAATAATACTTCTGCATCATCCACGCACGGACCAGGTTCATAAGGCCGCTGACGGCATAGTACAAGCTCATAGCTGCCGGCAGCGTACAGGTGATATATCCAAAGAACAAAGGCATCAGCACCATGAAAACGGTCATGCAGCCCTGCTGCGGCTGTGCCTGTCCCATTTTTTTCTGGCTGTAAGTCATATAAACCGTTGCAATCATCTGCAGAGCGATACTGGCAAAGGGGAGAATAAACAGCGGTGTCGTAAAAATTGTGCTCCAGAACTGTCCCGCTACTGCTGGTGTCTGCAGCAGATTCAGCCCCAGGAACATAAAGCTGCCGCTGAAAGTGGTCAGTTTCTGCATATCATAGGGGCTGAAAATGTTTGTCAGATAGGGCTGAATCAGGTGGAAGTCCTTCGCAATGTCCAGCTGGCGGTACATACTAGCATAGTTGCCCATCGTGCTGGCCAATGCATCCCCCGGCACACGCTGAATCAAGTCAGCAGCTTTTGACACAGCACCGGCATCCACATGCAGCACGTTGGTCAGCGGGCTGGCGTAGGCCCAGAACATAGCCATAAAGATAAGCATTGGCAGAAGCGTCATCAGGCAGCCGCTTCCCATGCCGCCCATGCCTTCCTTTTCATAAAGCTCCTGCTGTGCTTCCATCAGTTTTGGCTTGTCATTGGCGTAAATTTTCTTCAGTTCCTGCATTTTCTTCTGCATGCGCATACTGCCGGACATTGTTTTCTGCTGTTTGATGTACATGGGAAAACTCAGCAGCTGCAAAATAAC is a window from the Caproicibacterium lactatifermentans genome containing:
- the rsmG gene encoding 16S rRNA (guanine(527)-N(7))-methyltransferase RsmG; amino-acid sequence: MKNIESMLNDGAAACGISLSAEQCRQFQQYMEQLLEWNTKINLTAITEPEAFVQKHFLDSLYPLQWISLSGQRCIDVGTGAGFPGIPLKLAVPDMRLTLLDGLQKRLCVLEDISRNIKVDFNSLHARAEEAGKNVDQREQYNFAFARAVAPLPVLCEYCLPLVKVGGSFCAWKGPAAQEELADAQNALQVLGGKLERAEQYTLPDGSERTFLQIRHEKHCPASYPRTTKKMKKNPL
- the mnmG gene encoding tRNA uridine-5-carboxymethylaminomethyl(34) synthesis enzyme MnmG, with amino-acid sequence MEYEYDAGLYDVAVVGAGHAGIEAGLASARLGCSTLVFTINLDAVGNCPCNPSIGGTAKGHLVREIDALGGEMGRTADACFLQSRMLNLGKGPAVHSLRCQIDRRKYSEIMKHKLELQENLYLKQAEVVDLRRRGEGWQLVTRMGAVYTVQAVVLATGTFLGGRVYVGEVGYDSGPDGMFPAGFLSEPLQKLRLQLHRFKTGTPARVLRSSIDFSDLEVQKGDNPVIPFSYDTQTPGKNRAVCYVSWTNEKTKDIILKNINRSPLYSGRISGIGPRYCPSIEDKIMRFRDKPRHQLFIEPCGLNTEEMYLQGMSSSLPEEVQLQFYHTIKGLEHVQIMRCAYAIEYDCVDPLQMDATLEFHDQPGLYGAGQFNGSSGYEEAAAQGIVAGINAALKVQKRKPMILDRASSYIGTLVDDLVTKGVTDPYRMMTSRSEYRLVLRQDNADERLTPIGRKVGLISDDRWERFQQKEEQKKAEIQRAQKTVFPPSDTLNQILVSRETSPVHTGVHLSELLKRPQLNYEVLTPVDKERPDYPTAVFENAEIELKYAGYIKRQKADIAEMRRLEGKLLPRHFDYTEVTGLRSEAQEKLNRVQPANIGQASRISGVSPADISVLLIWLTKEQSK
- the mnmE gene encoding tRNA uridine-5-carboxymethylaminomethyl(34) synthesis GTPase MnmE, translated to MHTIAAISTPMAPGGIGIVRISGDHAQQIADRVFTSVSGKKLTQIPGYTSLFGSVHDGDGSFDQCVAANYRAPKSYTGEDVVELSCHGGLYGMHRLLDACLQAGARLAEPGEFTRRAYLNGKMDLTQAESVMEMVSAQGKGAAQAARAGQEGRLNQRIHSVQNTLTDIASHLAAWADFPEENVPEVENSQLEKDLLAADHILRQLLAGFDTGRILREGVDTVIAGRPNVGKSTLMNLLTGCEKSIVTSYAGTTRDVVEETVLLGDVPLRLADTAGLRNTEDPVEQLGVLRSRSRVEGAQLVLAVFDSSEPLQEEDHAFMDLIGNMPAIAVINKSDMESKIDELYIKTKFKQMVYISALQGSGLQELTEAVKKALHLQKIDPSAGVLFTQRQKEAVRQSHGALTEALEALHGGMTLDAVTVCVEDAVSALMELTGERASDAVIDKVFENFCVGK
- the jag gene encoding RNA-binding cell elongation regulator Jag/EloR, which encodes MRREAIETGETVEAARVAACRELGVEPDEAEFEILEMPVKKTLGLFGGSPAKVRAFVEEGPAEKAASYLESILNNIGLPELQIDVQKEEGGAMLSISGGDIGFIIGHRGETLDALQYLAGLVANQSEDSYYRITLDIGGYREKRRETLEALGKKLAAKAVKSGRNNSLEPMNPYERRIIHTAVQEVSGAISWSEGKDQTRHVVIGPEGGERYQPHRRSGHTGYGHQQGGRKPYGNGSRHRPSGPRNSGRPSSEQQDRHPAEECPSVPLHGHTSRDNEQQR